From Enterococcus mediterraneensis, the proteins below share one genomic window:
- a CDS encoding copper homeostasis protein CutC, with translation MLKEFCAENYTLIPAAIAAGARRIELCDNLAVGGTTPSTGVIEEVLSYAGEKEVPVMTMIRPRGGDFIYNDIELKIMHTDLIEAKKLGTDGVVFGCLTPSGWLDEEALELLIDNAEGLQITFHMAFDEIPENRQFEAIDWLAEHGVDRILTHGGKAGTAIEENLPRLKELIDYAGDRLIILPGAGITHQNAEEVAAALGVNEVHGTKIVPLAQ, from the coding sequence ATGCTAAAAGAATTTTGCGCGGAAAATTATACACTGATTCCTGCGGCTATCGCAGCCGGCGCCCGTCGGATCGAACTATGCGACAATCTAGCTGTCGGCGGTACGACACCAAGCACTGGTGTCATCGAAGAAGTATTGAGCTATGCTGGCGAAAAAGAAGTTCCTGTCATGACGATGATCCGTCCGCGCGGCGGCGATTTTATCTACAATGATATCGAGTTGAAAATCATGCATACTGACCTGATCGAAGCCAAAAAACTGGGAACAGACGGTGTCGTATTCGGTTGTTTGACTCCTAGCGGCTGGTTAGACGAAGAAGCGCTGGAACTTTTGATCGACAATGCGGAAGGTTTGCAGATCACTTTTCACATGGCTTTTGATGAGATCCCTGAAAATCGGCAGTTCGAAGCCATCGATTGGCTGGCAGAGCACGGTGTCGACCGGATCTTGACCCACGGCGGAAAAGCCGGTACAGCTATCGAGGAAAATCTTCCTCGCCTAAAAGAATTGATCGATTACGCGGGAGACCGTTTGATCATCTTACCTGGTGCAGGAATCACTCACCAAAACGCTGAAGAAGTTGCGGCAGCTTTAGGTGTCAATGAAGTCCATGGCACAAAGATCGTGCCTCTTGCACAATAA
- a CDS encoding putative RNA methyltransferase: MLKKIDRGKQFIAAHTTMFRCPLCHAEMTSSDTGIICENQHRFDVSKKGTLYFMTRQIKSEYSAAMFQARQRMIKSGMYQPLIQKINEMLKGETLLDVGCGEGSFLNALLQEKTRTAVGFDIAKEGVYLATDQPNEAFWCVADLTNLPFAQHSFSTILNIFSPSNYQEFQRVLMPGGRLIKVVPRANYLKELRAAFYPDDVSKQNYTNEKVVAKFREVFPTAEHSEITYEFAIPKERQEDILEMSPLEWGVSAETKEEILKNPIDKITIDLDVLIGENS; this comes from the coding sequence ATGTTAAAGAAAATCGATCGAGGAAAACAATTTATCGCGGCGCATACCACGATGTTCCGCTGTCCATTGTGCCATGCAGAGATGACTAGCAGCGATACGGGGATCATTTGTGAAAATCAGCATCGTTTTGATGTATCCAAAAAAGGCACACTCTATTTCATGACGCGGCAAATCAAATCAGAATACAGCGCGGCGATGTTCCAAGCCCGCCAACGCATGATCAAAAGCGGTATGTATCAACCGCTTATCCAAAAAATCAATGAGATGCTTAAAGGCGAAACACTGCTGGATGTCGGTTGCGGCGAGGGCAGTTTTTTGAACGCACTGTTACAAGAAAAAACACGTACGGCAGTCGGTTTTGATATTGCCAAAGAAGGTGTTTATTTAGCGACTGATCAGCCTAATGAAGCTTTTTGGTGTGTGGCGGATCTGACGAATCTGCCTTTTGCCCAACACTCTTTTTCAACAATTTTGAATATTTTTTCTCCATCGAATTATCAGGAATTCCAGCGGGTCTTGATGCCAGGTGGCAGACTGATCAAAGTGGTCCCTCGGGCAAATTATTTGAAAGAACTGCGGGCGGCCTTTTATCCTGACGATGTCAGCAAGCAAAACTACACGAATGAAAAGGTAGTCGCTAAATTTCGTGAAGTCTTTCCAACAGCTGAGCATAGTGAAATAACGTATGAATTTGCGATCCCTAAAGAACGGCAAGAAGATATTTTGGAGATGTCGCCTTTAGAATGGGGCGTTTCAGCCGAGACCAAAGAAGAAATATTAAAAAATCCTATCGATAAAATCACGATCGATTTAGATGTTTTAATTGGGGAAAATTCTTGA